A window of Mucilaginibacter paludis DSM 18603 contains these coding sequences:
- a CDS encoding AraC family transcriptional regulator yields MHKSTSLEELASVAFFSPFHFHRIFVAVTGETINNFTNRMRNEKAARLLKFSKKSISTIALECGFSSASTFSRLFKQYFEISPSNYRKGGKIENSKIRKELHPISEYHCDMTADELGKKFPVEIRQLPERRIAYKRVSDAFREGVVLNALDEMVKWAKRMNLFRSETIFGMSMDDPEVTPKEKYRYEVCITLPEDFKIDPENLIDTTTLPRCKYAVTQVSGHLNLVSAAMHYLFDIWLINSAYECEPQHALEVFLDKDNIGNWHYFDLEILIPVKKLNSY; encoded by the coding sequence TTGCATAAATCCACTTCGCTGGAAGAACTGGCTTCGGTAGCTTTTTTTTCTCCGTTTCACTTTCACCGCATATTTGTTGCCGTTACAGGAGAGACTATTAACAATTTTACTAACCGCATGCGTAACGAAAAAGCCGCGCGGCTTCTGAAATTCTCAAAGAAATCAATATCAACAATTGCGTTAGAATGTGGTTTTTCTTCAGCTTCAACGTTTTCCCGTTTATTTAAACAGTATTTTGAAATCTCGCCAAGTAATTACAGGAAGGGCGGCAAAATAGAAAACAGCAAGATTCGCAAAGAATTGCATCCCATTAGTGAATATCATTGTGATATGACAGCCGACGAACTGGGAAAAAAATTTCCTGTTGAAATAAGACAACTTCCAGAAAGGCGAATTGCTTATAAAAGGGTGTCGGATGCTTTCAGGGAAGGCGTAGTTTTAAATGCTTTGGATGAAATGGTTAAATGGGCAAAGCGAATGAACTTATTCCGCTCAGAAACGATTTTCGGTATGTCTATGGACGATCCTGAAGTGACACCAAAAGAAAAATACCGTTACGAGGTGTGTATCACTCTTCCGGAAGACTTTAAAATTGATCCGGAAAATTTGATAGATACAACGACTTTACCAAGGTGTAAATACGCCGTTACCCAGGTTTCCGGCCATCTTAATTTAGTTTCGGCAGCTATGCATTACCTCTTCGACATTTGGTTGATTAACAGTGCCTATGAATGTGAACCGCAGCATGCCTTGGAGGTATTTTTAGATAAAGACAATATCGGTAATTGGCACTACTTTGATTTAGAAATATTGATTCCGGTTAAAAAGTTAAACAGCTATTAA